From Deinococcus aerophilus, the proteins below share one genomic window:
- a CDS encoding DUF5615 family PIN-like protein → MPEVPLASYWLDAQLPPQLAPWLTQTFGVEAYSVSFLGYRDASDDQIFRAARAAGAVVVSKDADFLDRVVRLGPPPQLLYVTCGNTSTRFLKTVLERVFPEAHRLLGQGEHVVEIGDRSA, encoded by the coding sequence GTGCCTGAAGTGCCGCTGGCCTCCTACTGGCTGGATGCCCAGCTGCCACCCCAACTCGCGCCCTGGCTGACCCAGACCTTCGGTGTGGAGGCCTACAGCGTCAGCTTCCTGGGATACCGGGATGCCAGTGACGACCAGATTTTCCGGGCGGCCCGGGCTGCTGGAGCGGTGGTCGTGTCGAAGGACGCCGACTTTCTCGACCGGGTGGTTCGTCTCGGACCACCCCCGCAGCTGCTGTATGTGACCTGTGGTAATACCAGCACCCGCTTCCTGAAGACGGTGCTGGAACGTGTGTTCCCCGAAGCGCACCGCCTCCTGGGTCAGGGAGAGCACGTGGTCGAGATCGGGGATCGGTCAGCCTGA
- a CDS encoding DUF433 domain-containing protein, whose product MSPLDRITVHPQQCGGRPCIRGMRIRVSDLLDLLGQGVGEEEILADYPDLEREDIHAALLYAARYLNHPRLSA is encoded by the coding sequence ATGAGCCCCCTGGACCGGATCACCGTGCATCCCCAGCAGTGTGGGGGCCGTCCCTGCATCCGTGGGATGCGCATCCGGGTCAGCGATCTGCTCGACCTGCTGGGTCAGGGCGTGGGGGAGGAGGAAATCCTCGCCGACTACCCGGATCTGGAGCGCGAGGACATTCATGCCGCGCTGCTGTACGCGGCGCGTTATCTTAATCATCCGCGTCTGAGTGCCTGA